The proteins below are encoded in one region of Triticum aestivum cultivar Chinese Spring chromosome 1B, IWGSC CS RefSeq v2.1, whole genome shotgun sequence:
- the LOC123111026 gene encoding uncharacterized protein isoform X1 produces MPHSGGYAAQRPAAAVEDDQRTTTLPSLIPILERAAAAESSRPAGSLALQIINMRVTESGHLEYYLEYIDYTEEENEWIRVFQKNPLSPACGEGKSSESTEIMLRPAFPHWYRGGQVPARFPKNELVASVCDTWKVGDKVDWQCSDCYWTAEIIRLNSRDVVQVMLLDPPMGEGGQHPAKKKDLRPALDWSIIKGWTVPLSVAKGKSWQAARLVHPKSDIEDSITDEDEAPGSPTKRPSSDTSGISKLSNRIDTILASTEKLEPTHESSDPSRRGTHSSSKRQISPATVKGAAMAEPDGPSNGNGSRRRYPFRVRRNAAGQQR; encoded by the exons ATGCCCCATAGCGGCGGCTACGCAGCGCAGCGCCCTGCCGCCGCCGTAGAAGACGACCAGAGGACGACGACGCTACCTTCCCTAATCCCGATTCTggagcgtgcggcggcggcggagagtagTAGGCCTGCCGGCTCTTTGGCGCTGcag ATTATTAATATGCGTGTCACAGAATCTGGGCACCTTGAGTATTACTTGGAGTATATTGACTATACTGAAGAAG AGAATGAATGGATCAGAGTCTTTCAAAAGAACCCACTCAGCCCAGCATGCGGGGAAGGGAAATCAAGTGAGAGTACTGAAATAATGTTGCGTCCTGCCTTTCCTCATTGGTATAGGGGGGGACAAGTTCCTGCGCGCTTTCCAAAGAATGAGCTTGTTGCGAGTGTTTGTGATACCTGGAAAGTAGGTGACAAGGTTGACTGGCAGTGTTCAGATTGTTACTGGACTGCGGAAATTATTAGGTTGAACAGTAGAGATGTGGTTCAG GTAATGCTGTTGGATCCTCCCATGGGTGAAGGCGGGCAACATCCTGCTAAGAAAAAGGACCTGAGGCCTGCACTTGATTGGTCCATCATTAAAGGTTGGACTGTACCTCTTTCGGTG GCAAAAGGGAAATCCTGGCAAGCTGCTCGTCTGGTTCATCCTAAATCTG ATATAGAAGACAGCATcacagatgaagatgaagccccgGGATCTCCAACCAAAAGGCCCTCATCGGACACAAGCGGCATATCTAAGCTAAGCAATCGGATCGACACCATCCTGGCGTCCACGGAAAAGTTGGAGCCGACACACGAATCATCAGACCCCAGTCGACGGGGTACCCACAGTTCCAGTAAGCGACAGATATCTCCTGCTACTGTCAAAGGAGCTGCTATGGCAGAACCCGACGGGCCCTCTAATGGAAACGGTTCCCGCCGCCGGTACCCCTTTCGGGTCCGGAGGAACGCAGCGGGGCAGCAGAGATAA
- the LOC123111026 gene encoding uncharacterized protein isoform X2, which yields MDLILPFKVGDLAESKSFVKGYTGAWFRSKIINMRVTESGHLEYYLEYIDYTEEENEWIRVFQKNPLSPACGEGKSSESTEIMLRPAFPHWYRGGQVPARFPKNELVASVCDTWKVGDKVDWQCSDCYWTAEIIRLNSRDVVQVMLLDPPMGEGGQHPAKKKDLRPALDWSIIKGWTVPLSVAKGKSWQAARLVHPKSDIEDSITDEDEAPGSPTKRPSSDTSGISKLSNRIDTILASTEKLEPTHESSDPSRRGTHSSSKRQISPATVKGAAMAEPDGPSNGNGSRRRYPFRVRRNAAGQQR from the exons ATGGATCTAATTCTCCCGTTCAAAGTTGGAGATCTTGCCGAGTCAAAGTCTTTTGTTAAGGGTTACACAGGTGCATGGTTCCGCTCCAAG ATTATTAATATGCGTGTCACAGAATCTGGGCACCTTGAGTATTACTTGGAGTATATTGACTATACTGAAGAAG AGAATGAATGGATCAGAGTCTTTCAAAAGAACCCACTCAGCCCAGCATGCGGGGAAGGGAAATCAAGTGAGAGTACTGAAATAATGTTGCGTCCTGCCTTTCCTCATTGGTATAGGGGGGGACAAGTTCCTGCGCGCTTTCCAAAGAATGAGCTTGTTGCGAGTGTTTGTGATACCTGGAAAGTAGGTGACAAGGTTGACTGGCAGTGTTCAGATTGTTACTGGACTGCGGAAATTATTAGGTTGAACAGTAGAGATGTGGTTCAG GTAATGCTGTTGGATCCTCCCATGGGTGAAGGCGGGCAACATCCTGCTAAGAAAAAGGACCTGAGGCCTGCACTTGATTGGTCCATCATTAAAGGTTGGACTGTACCTCTTTCGGTG GCAAAAGGGAAATCCTGGCAAGCTGCTCGTCTGGTTCATCCTAAATCTG ATATAGAAGACAGCATcacagatgaagatgaagccccgGGATCTCCAACCAAAAGGCCCTCATCGGACACAAGCGGCATATCTAAGCTAAGCAATCGGATCGACACCATCCTGGCGTCCACGGAAAAGTTGGAGCCGACACACGAATCATCAGACCCCAGTCGACGGGGTACCCACAGTTCCAGTAAGCGACAGATATCTCCTGCTACTGTCAAAGGAGCTGCTATGGCAGAACCCGACGGGCCCTCTAATGGAAACGGTTCCCGCCGCCGGTACCCCTTTCGGGTCCGGAGGAACGCAGCGGGGCAGCAGAGATAA